Genomic window (bacterium):
AGCTGGCAGAAAATTTTAGCATCCCTCATAATATCGCCTGCTGAACGGTTCAACGAATCCAAGCGAAGAGGTCGAATCGCAAAAGGAATGGATGCGGATCTGGTCGTGCTCGCATCCGATCCTTCAAAAAACGTAAAAGCTTTTTCGCAGGTTCAATATACGATTCGCGCGGACCGCATTATTTACAAAATCCTAGCCAAGGGGCTGCCGCCCCTTGAAATCCCCGCGCGCGGGATAATGCGTCTTTATGGAGTGGACCAAGTGGCGCGCGGGGATTTGGAAGTCAGGAGA
Coding sequences:
- a CDS encoding amidohydrolase family protein; its protein translation is MKEVGVFSEAGGQILFGTDVGYIKDYDPTQEYEYMAQAGLSWQKILASLIISPAERFNESKRRGRIAKGMDADLVVLASDPSKNVKAFSQVQYTIRADRIIYKILAKGLPPLEIPARGIMRLYGVDQVARGDLEVRR